The Paenibacillus sp. MBLB1832 genome has a window encoding:
- the sigK gene encoding RNA polymerase sporulation sigma factor SigK, translated as MLFSVFIKVTGIVERLFTSLRVHNLKKSDNTGEDLEDLISIGTIGLIKAIGSFSTNKGTKLAAFAARCIENEILKHLRSLKKTRKDVSFHHPTGTDKEGNEITLIKILGSEADDVVDAVQLKFEKSKIFRNLEILDDREKEVVVGRFGLELGGEEQTQREIAKELGISRSYVSRIEKRALMKLYHEFYKAKR; from the coding sequence ATCCTATTTTCCGTTTTTATTAAAGTAACGGGTATAGTTGAAAGATTGTTTACATCGCTTCGTGTCCACAACCTCAAAAAATCCGACAATACGGGCGAAGATTTGGAAGATTTGATCTCCATTGGGACGATCGGATTGATCAAAGCTATCGGATCCTTTTCCACGAACAAAGGGACCAAGCTGGCGGCATTTGCAGCACGTTGTATCGAGAATGAGATCTTGAAGCATCTGCGCTCCTTGAAGAAAACACGGAAAGATGTGTCTTTTCATCATCCGACCGGAACGGACAAAGAGGGGAACGAGATTACGTTGATCAAAATCCTCGGCAGTGAGGCAGACGATGTGGTGGACGCGGTGCAGCTGAAGTTTGAGAAGTCGAAGATTTTTCGCAATCTAGAGATTTTGGACGACCGTGAGAAGGAAGTTGTCGTGGGTCGATTTGGATTGGAGTTAGGTGGAGAAGAGCAGACGCAGCGGGAGATTGCGAAGGAGCTGGGGATTTCGCGTTCGTATGTTTCGCGGATCGAGAAAAGGGCGCTC